ACAGTTTATGTGACACTATTcgaattttgagagtcaaactagtaattttgagtatgaataaTTTGTTTGACTCTCAAtatcagaacatgtcacataaattagaaCAGAAggggtaatttttattttttttgggaatattggaagttgaaatttatttttatttgtcttttttatTGCAGAAATTGAGAGTTTTTGGTAGATGGAATGGATATTTATGTGGTGGATTTAAAGGAAGGCCATGGTTTCAAGTGAAAAAGAATTGCACATTTTCAAGAGGAAATGTCATATGTAATGTGAATTTGGGCTatgaaaaatcaattaaaaGCTGTTACAAGATTCAAAAATTGGACAAGAAATCATCATTTAAAGTTACAAATAGTACTGGAGATATTGTTGCAGAGGTAGGTCCTTTCAAATTTTGGATgcatatgaattttattttattttttaaaaataaagttatatatattgacAATATAAAGATTCTGATGATTTTTTCTTTCGTTGCAGttaaaacaaaaacaatcatCAAGAGGATTTGCATATGGAGATGATGTATTAACTCTAGAGGTGGAACCCCAAGTTGATCAATCGCTAATTATGGCATTAGTAACAGTTTGTGGCTTGATTAGTCGCAAATTATGATCAAGAAGCTCTTTTATTTGAACCACCATTCTGACTTTAGAATGTGTTGTGTgcattttgatttttctttgtaAATTTGTAGAACAAAGAGAGGATATTAGATACTTTagttacaattttatttttcgtTTCTTGTTGTAGAAATGTCGAAATTTTGTGAAAGAGTAATTCAAAAGGAATTaatcttaccttttttttttaattatttgcatATGTTTATTTACCTTTGGAATATTATTGAGTTTTTGTTATAAACTTTCTTTTATTTCGGAGTTCTACTGATTTTgaattatgtaaaaaaaattgctTCGTGAATTTCTTGATGGATTTTTATTCCATTATTGGAATAGAAGAATCTTTAAGTTGGAATTTAATAATCTTAAAAATTCGTTTCTCTCGTTTGATTACTGAGAAAATTAAAGGAGTGACACTATTTAAAGTGAACAGAATGATGACATCATAATGATCCACTGGTTATTGCGAAGACATAATTTAAACCTTATTGTGTGAATTGTATCATGACCTTATTATGATTTGAAGTATTTTTCATCTGATTAATTATAGAACTAATTTTTTCCCATTGAAATTTCATTAATAAATGATATGAAAAGACAAAAAAACACTACAATGATCCTTAAGAATGAACTAATAACATCCATCTTTCCCAATTTTTCTTCTGTTATATCCACTGAAAATTCCCAACCAACCCCACCcccttcaaaaaataaaaaattaaaagaagataATTAGCcccttagttttttttatttaaaatataattttgccATGGTAACAAATATACTCCATCAGTCCTAATTTTatgtaataatattttcattttaaaaaaaattaataaaaaaaatattttttatatttaaaaataatttaactttaatttttttttcagaaTTCCAACTCGACCGGGACCAGAGACAAGAAGACGACAGTGATAAACAAGTGGTGgtacaatttttccaaaatacgTCTAAATCTTTAGGCCCAAATGCATGTTGTGTAGACGACAAACTTTGGGAGGCAGCTTGCTTTGTTTATTTAGGTTTTTGTGTCCCTACAATTGGCCACCATGCTTAAGATACAAGGAAAATTGCCATCCACACAATCACTCGTAGATAATATTTATTGATTcgattaatttatatttaattataaggtcaattaaaagaaaaagacaaactTTTGATTGATGTTCCAATAGAACACTATTGGAAATCGATATTTCGAACAAAAAGTCggttaaaaatattattttaaataagttaatttttgataattttttatttatggaaACTTAGTCTAAAACCTTCTAgttaaatataaagaaatctcATACATCGATCCCCACCTAATTAAATGCTCAATCAATTTGTTGTTAAGTATATAGTATCATAATTTTCATAGCCGGCTGGAGCTTTTTGAACTTTTTGAAACAAATTAATACTAGTAGGACTTAATGTTTCACTTTTGTAACGTGAAAAGTGTTGATCTTCAGAGCTGAAGATCTTCTAACTACATGAAGAGAATttgaaggaagaagaagaaggagaaactGCGGCAATCTCAATTCACATTCTATTTATCTTCAGTTTATCACATGTGGGATATTTATACAACTTAATCAGTAACAAATTTTAGCTTAGTCACACTTTTGTAACTGTGGTTACATCAGCTTGGTTTCTTAActcaacactccccctcaagctgatGGCTTGAATATGTCTCGAAGTCCTAGTTTACTTAACAAGTATTCATGTTGATGCCTTCCTAGTCCTTTTGTGAGAATGTCTGCAAGCTGTTTTGCAGTAGGCACATGATTTGTTTTAACAATTCCTTGACTGATCCTTTCTCTTACGAAGTGACAATCAATGTCAATGTGTTTAGTTCTCTCATGAAATATGAGATTTACAGCTATCTGAATTGCAGCCTTGCTGTCGCACATTAGCTCTATTGGTTGTTGAACTTGGAGCCCCAACTCTTTGAATAGATCTATCAACCATGTAAGTTCTGCAGTGCAGACTGCCATGCTTCTGAACTCAGCTTCTGTTGAGCTTATAGACACATCCTCTTGTTTCTTAGACTTCCAAGATACTAAAGCTCCACCAAACTTATCTAGATAACCAGTAACTGATCTTCTAGTCTC
The genomic region above belongs to Solanum dulcamara chromosome 5, daSolDulc1.2, whole genome shotgun sequence and contains:
- the LOC129888577 gene encoding protein LURP-one-related 4-like encodes the protein MGKIHPENISSPSSYSCSSPYVTSNRESFTIWMKSLVFHGNGCTVFNSNGELCFRVDNYQERCSNEVFLMDLNGQVLFSIKKEKLRVFGRWNGYLCGGFKGRPWFQVKKNCTFSRGNVICNVNLGYEKSIKSCYKIQKLDKKSSFKVTNSTGDIVAELKQKQSSRGFAYGDDVLTLEVEPQVDQSLIMALVTVCGLISRKL